A stretch of Acidimicrobiales bacterium DNA encodes these proteins:
- a CDS encoding nitroreductase family protein, whose product MATYEHPYPDPELAAAHPFTPYDVAARSDDEMRARAGEFHELMDARRSVRMFDDRPVPRDLIETAIRTASTAPSGAHMQPWTFVAVSDPDLKRRIRSAAEEEERTNYLENRMNAEWQAALAPLGTDHHKEFLEIAPWLVVLFEQRFGEHDDGSKKTHYYVKESVGIAAGMFVTAIHQMGLATLPHTPSPMAFLRAVLDRPETERPFVLFPVGHPLPGVQVPDLERKPLDQVALFRE is encoded by the coding sequence ATGGCGACGTACGAGCACCCCTATCCGGACCCTGAGCTCGCGGCAGCGCACCCGTTCACACCCTATGACGTGGCGGCGCGATCGGACGACGAGATGCGGGCGAGGGCCGGGGAGTTCCACGAACTCATGGACGCCCGCCGCAGTGTCCGGATGTTCGACGACCGGCCGGTCCCCCGCGACCTGATCGAGACGGCGATCCGAACGGCGTCAACCGCGCCGTCCGGCGCCCACATGCAACCGTGGACGTTCGTCGCGGTGAGCGACCCGGACCTCAAGCGCCGGATCCGCTCGGCCGCGGAGGAAGAGGAACGAACGAACTATCTCGAGAACCGCATGAACGCCGAGTGGCAGGCCGCGCTGGCGCCGCTCGGCACCGATCACCACAAGGAGTTCCTCGAGATCGCGCCCTGGTTGGTGGTCCTGTTCGAGCAGCGGTTCGGCGAGCACGATGACGGGTCGAAGAAGACCCACTACTACGTCAAGGAGAGCGTCGGGATCGCAGCCGGCATGTTCGTCACCGCGATCCATCAGATGGGGCTGGCGACGCTCCCCCACACGCCGAGCCCGATGGCATTCCTACGCGCCGTCCTCGACCGGCCCGAGACGGAACGACCGTTCGTGCTGTTCCCCGTGGGCCACCCGCTGCCGGGTGTTCAGGTGCCCGACCTCGAACGGAAGCCCCTGGATCAGGTGGCGCTCTTCCGGGAGTAG
- a CDS encoding alpha/beta hydrolase: MSYDPFARGPHPVGVRSATVDSAGRSVPVEIWYPTRDSNVGKDLDPATQDTYVLGPGLPAAPQAALRDGLPSVEATSGTAPTIVFSHGFGGHRRQTTHLTTHLASHGYVVAAPDHMGNTATEVMGWMLGVGAPADMAAYTRETATNRVADATRTLDGLLSGEFGVTGATASCGITGHSFGGWTTLATTAADPRIRAALPLAPAGGDGGVLAGPDDPRIAMRDMLELDWDRPVDVLTLVADGDTVLPYPMMADLLARATGIDRLVVLANADHYHFCDNVEAVHDLMSMTMGEGAKPSSELVPGDHAYAMTTALGLAHFDASLRGSPPAAAFLAQDLRAVLAERGVDITVVTRN, from the coding sequence ATGTCGTATGACCCCTTCGCCCGAGGACCCCATCCGGTCGGCGTTCGCAGCGCCACCGTGGACAGTGCCGGCCGTTCCGTCCCGGTCGAGATCTGGTACCCGACCCGCGACAGCAACGTCGGCAAGGACCTCGACCCGGCGACGCAGGACACCTACGTGCTCGGACCCGGCCTACCGGCCGCTCCGCAAGCCGCGCTGCGGGACGGACTGCCCTCCGTCGAAGCCACCAGTGGGACCGCACCCACGATCGTGTTCAGCCACGGATTCGGCGGGCACCGCCGCCAGACCACGCACCTCACCACCCATCTCGCCAGTCACGGCTATGTCGTCGCCGCGCCGGACCACATGGGCAACACCGCGACGGAGGTCATGGGTTGGATGCTCGGCGTCGGGGCACCGGCCGACATGGCGGCCTACACGCGAGAGACGGCAACGAACCGCGTCGCCGATGCCACACGGACGCTCGACGGTCTCCTGTCGGGCGAGTTCGGGGTCACGGGTGCGACTGCGTCGTGCGGCATCACCGGACACAGCTTCGGTGGCTGGACCACCCTCGCGACGACCGCCGCCGATCCACGCATCCGCGCCGCCCTCCCGCTCGCGCCCGCCGGCGGCGATGGCGGCGTCCTCGCCGGACCCGACGATCCCCGGATCGCGATGCGCGACATGCTCGAGCTGGACTGGGACCGGCCGGTGGACGTCCTCACGCTCGTTGCCGACGGCGACACGGTCCTCCCCTATCCGATGATGGCGGATCTTCTCGCTCGGGCGACCGGCATCGACCGCCTGGTCGTGCTCGCCAACGCGGACCACTACCACTTCTGCGACAACGTCGAAGCGGTGCACGATCTCATGTCGATGACCATGGGCGAAGGAGCGAAGCCGTCGAGCGAACTGGTGCCCGGCGACCACGCCTACGCCATGACCACCGCGCTGGGGCTCGCCCACTTCGACGCGTCGTTGCGGGGCAGCCCTCCGGCCGCCGCCTTCCTGGCCCAGGACCTGCGCGCCGTTCTCGCCGAGCGCGGAGTCGACATCACTGTCGTCACCCGAAACTGA
- a CDS encoding FadD3 family acyl-CoA ligase, whose protein sequence is MSSAPWATIPELIDDAATRFADNEAMVDGDVRWTFAEFRDEIHRGARALMASGIEAGDRVAVWAPNIWEWAIAALGVHVAGGVIVPINTRFKGREANYVLTNSGARMLFTVTDFLDTDYVAALRGTGEDLPGTLEEIVVMRGTCPPDTTPFADFIARADDVPDDDRAARTAAITGDDLCHIMFTSGTTGDPKGAMLIHSAICRAYLVWAEGVGLDQDRYLIVNPFFHSFGLNAGILACLMTGSTIIPHPVFDIPSVMQRIAEERVSAFPGPPAIYQTILNTENLDDFDLSSLRLAVTGAAPVPVSLIEEMRARLGFETIITAYGLTESSGMATMCRVGDSAEVISGSSGRAIDGVEVLIVDRDGNEVPRGEPGEIVVRGYNLMKGYLGDPEKTAETIDRDGWLHTGDIGVMDEAGNVDITDRVKDMFINGGFNAYPAEIENLMLNHREVGQVAVVGVPDQRLGEVGYAFVVPTPGASARTDPDAAADELLAWCKAEMANYKAPRHITFVDEFPLNASGKVLKYELRDRAVASLS, encoded by the coding sequence ATGAGCAGCGCACCCTGGGCCACGATCCCCGAGCTGATCGACGATGCCGCGACCCGTTTCGCCGACAACGAGGCGATGGTCGACGGCGACGTGCGATGGACCTTCGCCGAGTTCCGCGACGAGATCCATCGCGGCGCTCGCGCTCTCATGGCGAGCGGCATCGAGGCCGGCGACCGCGTGGCCGTGTGGGCGCCCAACATCTGGGAGTGGGCCATCGCTGCGCTCGGCGTGCATGTCGCCGGCGGCGTCATCGTGCCGATCAACACCCGCTTCAAGGGCCGCGAGGCCAACTACGTCCTGACCAACAGCGGCGCCCGCATGCTGTTCACCGTCACGGACTTCCTCGACACCGACTATGTGGCCGCGTTGCGGGGTACGGGCGAGGACCTCCCCGGCACGCTCGAGGAGATCGTGGTGATGCGGGGGACCTGCCCGCCGGACACGACGCCGTTCGCCGACTTCATCGCCCGCGCCGACGACGTCCCCGACGACGACCGCGCCGCTCGCACCGCGGCGATCACCGGTGACGACCTGTGCCACATCATGTTCACCTCGGGCACGACCGGTGACCCGAAGGGCGCCATGCTCATCCACTCGGCGATCTGTCGCGCGTACCTCGTGTGGGCCGAGGGCGTCGGGCTCGACCAGGACCGCTACCTCATCGTCAATCCGTTCTTCCACTCGTTCGGACTGAACGCCGGCATCCTCGCCTGTCTGATGACCGGCAGCACGATCATCCCGCACCCCGTGTTCGACATCCCCTCCGTCATGCAACGCATCGCGGAGGAACGGGTCTCCGCCTTCCCCGGACCGCCGGCGATCTACCAGACGATCCTCAACACGGAGAACCTCGACGACTTCGACCTGTCCAGCCTGCGGCTGGCGGTGACCGGCGCCGCGCCGGTGCCCGTGTCATTGATCGAGGAGATGCGGGCCCGCCTCGGCTTCGAGACCATCATCACGGCCTACGGCCTGACCGAGTCGTCCGGCATGGCCACGATGTGCCGGGTCGGCGACTCCGCCGAGGTCATCTCGGGCAGCTCCGGACGGGCGATCGACGGCGTCGAGGTGCTCATCGTCGATCGCGACGGCAACGAGGTGCCGCGGGGCGAGCCGGGCGAGATCGTCGTCCGCGGCTACAACCTGATGAAGGGCTATCTCGGCGATCCGGAGAAGACGGCCGAGACCATCGACCGCGACGGATGGCTCCACACCGGCGACATCGGTGTGATGGACGAAGCCGGCAACGTCGACATCACCGACCGGGTGAAGGACATGTTCATCAACGGCGGCTTCAACGCCTACCCGGCCGAGATCGAGAACCTCATGTTGAACCACCGGGAGGTCGGCCAGGTCGCCGTGGTGGGCGTTCCCGACCAACGGCTCGGTGAAGTCGGCTACGCCTTCGTGGTGCCGACCCCGGGCGCATCCGCCCGTACGGACCCGGACGCCGCGGCCGACGAGTTGTTGGCGTGGTGCAAGGCCGAGATGGCCAACTACAAGGCGCCCCGCCACATCACGTTCGTCGACGAGTTCCCGCTCAATGCGAGCGGCAAGGTCCTCAAGTACGAACTGCGTGACCGGGCCGTCGCGTCGCTCTCCTGA
- a CDS encoding quinone oxidoreductase codes for MTSSIAASAVVLDETGGPDVMSLRPVEIGPPGAGELLVEVHAAGVNFIDTYNRSGLYPVALPFTPGSEGSGTILEVGDAMGDAMGDAAGDPAFAVGDRVAWVGGGRSYATDTVIPAASAFPIPEGMDLDIAAALPLQGLTAHYLIDAVYPLGPSDTCLVHAAAGGTGRLIVQMAKLRGATVIATVGSEAKAELAHSAGADHVIDYRAHPPTDGLVRAVEAIVGPTAVDVVYDGVGAATFDAGIALLRTRGTMATFGNASGPVEPITPLTLMPKSLILTRPRLFDFIAAPAERERRWSETLAWVRDGALDVHIGMRAPLDEAADVHRALESRATTGKLLLLAASGPEGAQG; via the coding sequence ATGACGTCCTCCATCGCCGCCTCCGCCGTCGTTCTCGACGAGACCGGTGGCCCCGACGTGATGTCCCTTCGCCCCGTCGAGATCGGACCGCCCGGGGCCGGTGAACTGCTCGTGGAGGTTCACGCGGCCGGCGTCAACTTCATCGACACCTACAACCGCTCCGGGCTGTATCCGGTCGCCCTGCCGTTCACGCCCGGCAGTGAGGGATCCGGCACGATCCTGGAGGTGGGCGACGCGATGGGCGACGCGATGGGCGACGCGGCTGGTGACCCGGCGTTCGCCGTGGGCGATCGCGTCGCGTGGGTCGGCGGCGGCCGTTCCTACGCAACCGACACCGTGATCCCCGCGGCCTCTGCGTTTCCCATACCCGAGGGCATGGATCTCGACATCGCCGCGGCGCTGCCGCTGCAAGGGCTCACCGCGCACTACCTCATCGATGCCGTGTACCCGCTCGGTCCCAGCGACACGTGCCTGGTGCACGCGGCGGCCGGCGGCACCGGTCGGTTGATCGTCCAGATGGCGAAGCTGCGGGGCGCCACGGTCATCGCGACCGTCGGATCCGAGGCGAAGGCCGAACTCGCCCACTCCGCCGGGGCGGACCACGTCATCGACTATCGGGCGCATCCGCCCACCGATGGCCTCGTCCGCGCCGTGGAGGCGATCGTCGGTCCCACTGCCGTCGACGTCGTCTACGACGGCGTGGGCGCCGCCACGTTCGATGCCGGCATCGCTCTGCTGCGGACCCGCGGGACCATGGCCACGTTCGGCAACGCGTCGGGCCCGGTCGAGCCGATCACACCGCTCACGCTCATGCCGAAGTCGCTGATCCTCACGCGGCCGAGGCTCTTCGACTTCATCGCCGCACCGGCGGAACGCGAACGGCGCTGGAGCGAGACCCTCGCCTGGGTGCGCGACGGCGCCCTCGACGTCCACATCGGCATGCGGGCGCCGTTGGACGAGGCCGCCGATGTCCACCGGGCTCTCGAGAGTCGCGCCACGACCGGCAAGCTGCTGCTGCTCGCCGCTTCGGGGCCCGAGGGCGCGCAGGGCTAG
- a CDS encoding nuclear transport factor 2 family protein has product MSQHLTPAEAEALATYEAYVGQREKILAGDAPWETLSAFFTDDAVFIDPAWGRVEGIDAIRTFLEESMAGLGDWEFPEQWTMVDGDRVVTMFDQRIPGADGEIYTQAGISVLYYAGGGKFSYEMDLMNMAHINEDLKSAQWTPKGDFNMPPRNPVRDYSRKSAT; this is encoded by the coding sequence ATGTCACAGCACCTGACGCCTGCGGAGGCCGAGGCCCTCGCCACCTACGAGGCCTATGTCGGGCAACGGGAGAAGATCCTCGCCGGCGACGCGCCGTGGGAGACGCTGAGCGCGTTCTTCACCGATGATGCCGTGTTCATCGATCCGGCGTGGGGTCGGGTCGAAGGCATCGATGCGATCCGCACGTTCCTGGAGGAGTCGATGGCGGGGCTCGGCGACTGGGAGTTCCCCGAACAGTGGACGATGGTCGACGGTGACCGCGTCGTGACGATGTTCGACCAGCGCATTCCCGGCGCGGACGGTGAGATCTACACGCAGGCCGGCATCTCCGTCCTCTACTACGCGGGCGGCGGAAAGTTCTCCTACGAGATGGACCTGATGAACATGGCCCACATCAACGAGGACCTGAAGTCGGCGCAGTGGACACCGAAGGGTGATTTCAACATGCCGCCGCGAAACCCGGTGCGCGACTACTCCCGGAAGAGCGCCACCTGA